One window of the Lepisosteus oculatus isolate fLepOcu1 chromosome 24, fLepOcu1.hap2, whole genome shotgun sequence genome contains the following:
- the LOC102697582 gene encoding hamartin-like isoform X2, producing MAREQLNVADLLPLLESSDLQELEEIKGLINEHLQTDRGSLLLNSLVDCYLETSSQQALHILSSVREPHDKHLFDKMNECMARPSCRFPTLTLLGHVIRKQPPWIHKISRTPLLLSLLKCLKTDTDVLVLITGVLVLIVLLPMIPQAGKQHLNEFFDVFGRLAAWNLKNPGHVTEVYLIHLHASVYSLFHRLYGMYPCNFVSYLRSQYSMKENVETFEEVVKPMLEHVRIHPELVTGTKDHELDPTRWKRFEVHDIVIECAKVSLDPKEASCEEGYSTMPEHFSTHLQHRPADCTASPFADLHSSYGSSSSASFSTPRQAAPPLSGTQPPYHSPQVCRHLPDASQDPFWSPSSVCGMTTPPSSRGISPTNAPPELSHSASHLASRAQAPAAGGKGTPSTTPATCSPPPALCDDCVHVAPPSHAASPPQKDGKPEASKPGLVRQAPVRESEKEGADVANSQDAGGENAMTVTLTELPGLIKQLEQQERMEKERDEDAIAEELLNIAADEREASGPRGGFDSPFYRTTETLTGSQKKALPLAPSCSLSSDPHNAVSTPDRAGPRGGRVPYGLEQPCGFQAVFTPIDHAARGQPPRSPSAPAPGEAPGKYGLLSPSPYKLQPLPYESLFDLALPKAASLFVGKKTAEAAWRAGAEGLGDEDVGEGAASTTSPLEVLDRLIQQGSDAHDEVLKRLPLPTKSADWTHFGGKQQGIKTKGSAPLDELHTLRSQLLLLHNQLLYERYKREQHAIRNRRLLRRIINATALEEQNTAMKDQLSLQEVDIQCLKDSLQKEQSKYQRLLEDRETAVTRLSGQIRQLQQGCSEYHTKNQELQSKLQECQKKVGELEAELQKANNKVCNTGHLLNQLSVKLNNSETIQGQMEFLNKQLLLVGEVNKLAMEELQHSSPDPSKEVDMIRASYGKELERLRQSLVQQGQRLEAAQYRIGELESQLTKKEHLIVEQKKFLEDVKSQAKGELQASQSRYQAQRQVTQALQTELLELYSRLEKEDAVAGAGAAAAGGATEPCKPTDSRTDGASSGSPRQAAPRDRTGSQTDCPKGNGSTLSPGQPPPSLPAGHGGSVNGSRDPPLVLLEPPPAPGHAPLTVGSYPTAKSFLGMRARELFRNKSESQCDEEPPRLAGLSQALKTEQCVEPAGAAPPPEPPRPPEGSGAQQRQQQLRIMDYNEAHHEHS from the exons ATGGCCAGAGAGCAGCTCAACGTGGCAGATCTCCTCCCCCTGCTGGAGTCCTCCGACCtccaggagctggaggagataaAGGGCCTCATCAATGAGCACCTCCAAACAG ATCGAGGGTCTCTCCTCCTGAACAGTCTGGTGGATTGTTACCTGGAGACCAGCTCCCAGCAGGCTTTGCACATCCTGTCCTCTGTGAGGGAGCCGCATGACAAG CACCTCTTCGACAAGATGAACGAGTGCATGGCCAGGCCCTCCTGCCGTTTCCCTACTCTCACGCTGCTGGGCCACGTGATCAGGAAACAGCCGCCCTGGATCCACAAGATCTCCCGCACCccgctgctgctgtccctgctCAAGTGTCTCAAG ACGGATACGGACGTCCTCGTCCTCATAACTGGGGTGCTGGTGTTAATCGTCCTCCTGCCGATGATCCCGCAGGCTGGCAAACAGCACCTGAATGAGTTCTTCGATGTCTTCGGGCGACTGGCTGCCTGGAACCTGAAGAACCCAG GGCATGTCACCGAGGTGTACCTGATACACTTGCACGCCAGCGTCTATTCTCTCTTCCACCGCCTTTATGGCATGTACCCCTGCAATTTTGTTTCCTACCTGCGCTCACAATACAGTATGAAGGAGAATGTGGAGACCTTTGAGGAAGTCGTAAAG CCGATGCTGGAACACGTGCGGATACATCCCGAGCTGGTGACTGGAACCAAGGACCATGAGCTGGACCCAACGAG GTGGAAAAGGTTTGAGGTCCATGACATCGTTATCGAATGTGCCAAAGTGTCCCTGGACCCAAAGGAGGCATCGTGTGAGGAAGGGTACTCCACCATGCCTGAGCACTTCTCCACGCACTTGCAGCACAGGCCCGCCGACTGCACTGCCAGCCCCTTCGCCGATCTCCACAGCAGCTACG GGAGCTCGTCTTCGGCCTCTTTCTCCACCCCGCGCCAGGCCGCGCCCCCTCTCTCCGGGACCCAGCCTCCGTACCACAGCCCGCAGGTGTGCCGCCACCTGCCCGACGCCAGCCAG GATCCTTTCTGGAGCCCCTCCTCGGTGTGCGGAATGACCACGCCGCCATCCTCCCGGGGAATCTCGCCCACCAACGCCCCCCCGGAGCTATCCCACAGTGCCTCTCACCTCGCCAGCCGGGCGCAGGCCCCCGCAG CTGGTGGGAAGGGGACGCCGTCCACCACCCCTGCCACCTGCTCCCCACCCCCTGCCCTCTGCGATGATTGTGTGCACGTGGCCCCGCCCTCCCATGCTGCCAGCCCCCCACAGAAG GATGGTAAACCGGAAGCATCGAAGCCTGGGCTGGTGAGGCAGGCGCCGGTCCGGGAGTCCGAGAAAGAAGGCGCGGATGTTGCCAATAGCCAAG ACGCCGGGGGCGAGAACGCGATGACCGTCACACTAACGGAGCTGCCTGGGCTCATCAAGCAGCTGGAGCAGCAGGAGAGGATGGAGAAGGAGCGAGATGAAG ACGCTATCGCGGAGGAGCTCTTGAATATCGCCGCGGACGAGCGAGAGGCCTCGGGCCCCCGCGGGGGGTTCGACTCCCCTTTCTATCGCACCACCGAGACCCTGACGGGGAGCCAGAAGAAGGCCCTGCCCCTGGCCCCCAGCTGCAGCCTGAGCTCCGACCCCCACAACGCCGTGTCCACCCCTGACAGAGCGGGGCCGCGGGGGGGCAGGGTTCCCTACGGGCTGGAGCAGCCCTGCGGCTTCCAGGCCGTGTTCACCCCCATCGACCACGCCGCGCGGGGGCAGCCCCCCAGGAGCCCCTCCGCCCCCGCGCCGGGGGAGGCCCCCGGCAAGTACGGCCTGCTGTCGCCCAGCCCTTACAAGCTCCAGCCCCTGCCCTACGAGAGCCTGTTCGACCTGGCGCTGCCCAAGGCCGCCTCGCTGTTCGTGGGCAAGAAGACGGCGGAGGCGGCGTGGAGGGCCGGGGCTGAGGGGCTGGGGGACGAGGACGTGGGGGAGGGCGCCGCGTCCACGACGTCCCCGCTGGAGGTGCTGGACCGCCTCATACAGCAGGGCAGCGACGCGCACGACGAGGTGCTCAAGAG GCTACCTTTGCCAACGAAGTCGGCTGACTGGACGCACTTTGGAGGTAAACAACAGGGTATTAAAACAAAAG GCTCGGCGCCGCTGGACGAGCTGCACACCCTGCGCAGCCAGCTGCTCCTGCTGCACAACCAGCTGCTGTACGAGCGCTACAAGAGGGAGCAGCACGCCATCCGCAACCGGCGCCTGCTGCGGCGCATCATCAACGCCACCGCGCTGGAGGAGCAGAACACCGCCATG AAGGACCAGCTGAGCCTGCAGGAGGTGGACATCCAGTGCCTGAAGGACAGCCTGCAGAAGGAGCAGAGCAAGTACCAGCGGCTTCTGGAGGACCGGGAGACCGCGGTGACGCGGCTGAGCGGCCAGATCAGGCAGCTGCAGCAGGGATGCAGCGAGTACCACACCAAGaaccaggagctgcag AGTAAACTGCAGGAGTGCCAGAAGAaggtgggggagctggaggcaGAACTGCAAAAGGCCAACAACAAAGTCTGCAACACGGGACACCTGCTTAACCAGCTCTCCGTCAAG cTCAACAATAGCGAAACCATCCAGGGGCAGATGGAGTTTCTTAAcaaacagctgctgctggtgggcgAGGTCAACAAGCTGGCCATGGAGGAGCTGCAGCACTCCAGCCCCGACCCCAGCAAG GAGGTGGACATGATACGGGCCTCCTACGGGAAGGAGCTGGAGAGACTCCGGCAGAGCCTGGTGCAGCAGGGCCAGAGGCTGGAGGCCGCCCAGTACCGCATCGGGGAGCTCGAGTCCCAGCTCACCAAGAAGGAGCACCTCATCGTGGAGCAGAAGAAATTCCTGGAGGACGTCAAGAGCCAGGCCAA GGGGGAGCTGCAGGCGTCCCAGAGCAGGTACCAGGCCCAGCGGCAGGTCACGCAGGCGCTGCAGACGGAGCTGCTCGAGCTGTACAGCCGCCTGGAGAAGGAGGACGCTGTCGCGGGTGCcggtgcagcagcagcagggggcGCCACTGAGCCGTGCAAGCCCACCGACTCCAG GACGGACGGCGCCAGCTCGGGGTCGCCAAGGCAGGCGGCCCCCCGTGACCGTACGGGCAGCCAGACTGACTGCCCAAAGGGCAACGGCAGCACTTTATCGCCCGGCCAGCCCCCGCCTTCCCTGCCGGCAGGGCACGGCGGCTCCGTGAACGGCAGCCGTGACCCCCCCCTGGTCCTGCTGGAGCCCCCGCCCGCGCCCGGCCACGCCCCGCTCACGGTGGGCTCCTACCCCACCGCCAAGAGCTTCCTGGGCATGCGGGCCCGCGAGCTGTTCCGCAACAAGAGCGAGAGCCAGTGCGACGAGGAGCCCCCCCGCCTGGCGGGCCTGTCCCAGGCGCTCAAGACTGAGCAGTGCGTGGAGCCCGCGGGCGCCGCGCCCCCCCCCGAGCCGCCCCGCCCGCCGGAGGGCAGCGGCGCGCAGCAGAGGCAGCAGCAGCTGCGGATCATGGACTATAACGAAGCGCATCATGAGCACAGCTAA
- the LOC102697582 gene encoding hamartin-like isoform X4 gives MAREQLNVADLLPLLESSDLQELEEIKGLINEHLQTDRGSLLLNSLVDCYLETSSQQALHILSSVREPHDKHLFDKMNECMARPSCRFPTLTLLGHVIRKQPPWIHKISRTPLLLSLLKCLKTDTDVLVLITGVLVLIVLLPMIPQAGKQHLNEFFDVFGRLAAWNLKNPGHVTEVYLIHLHASVYSLFHRLYGMYPCNFVSYLRSQYSMKENVETFEEVVKPMLEHVRIHPELVTGTKDHELDPTRWKRFEVHDIVIECAKVSLDPKEASCEEGYSTMPEHFSTHLQHRPADCTASPFADLHSSYGSSSSASFSTPRQAAPPLSGTQPPYHSPQVCRHLPDASQDPFWSPSSVCGMTTPPSSRGISPTNAPPELSHSASHLASRAQAPAAGGKGTPSTTPATCSPPPALCDDCVHVAPPSHAASPPQKDGKPEASKPGLVRQAPVRESEKEGADVANSQDAGGENAMTVTLTELPGLIKQLEQQERMEKERDEDAIAEELLNIAADEREASGPRGGFDSPFYRTTETLTGSQKKALPLAPSCSLSSDPHNAVSTPDRAGPRGGRVPYGLEQPCGFQAVFTPIDHAARGQPPRSPSAPAPGEAPGKYGLLSPSPYKLQPLPYESLFDLALPKAASLFVGKKTAEAAWRAGAEGLGDEDVGEGAASTTSPLEVLDRLIQQGSDAHDEVLKRLPLPTKSADWTHFGGSAPLDELHTLRSQLLLLHNQLLYERYKREQHAIRNRRLLRRIINATALEEQNTAMKDQLSLQEVDIQCLKDSLQKEQSKYQRLLEDRETAVTRLSGQIRQLQQGCSEYHTKNQELQSKLQECQKKVGELEAELQKANNKVCNTGHLLNQLSVKLNNSETIQGQMEFLNKQLLLVGEVNKLAMEELQHSSPDPSKEVDMIRASYGKELERLRQSLVQQGQRLEAAQYRIGELESQLTKKEHLIVEQKKFLEDVKSQAKGELQASQSRYQAQRQVTQALQTELLELYSRLEKEDAVAGAGAAAAGGATEPCKPTDSRTDGASSGSPRQAAPRDRTGSQTDCPKGNGSTLSPGQPPPSLPAGHGGSVNGSRDPPLVLLEPPPAPGHAPLTVGSYPTAKSFLGMRARELFRNKSESQCDEEPPRLAGLSQALKTEQCVEPAGAAPPPEPPRPPEGSGAQQRQQQLRIMDYNEAHHEHS, from the exons ATGGCCAGAGAGCAGCTCAACGTGGCAGATCTCCTCCCCCTGCTGGAGTCCTCCGACCtccaggagctggaggagataaAGGGCCTCATCAATGAGCACCTCCAAACAG ATCGAGGGTCTCTCCTCCTGAACAGTCTGGTGGATTGTTACCTGGAGACCAGCTCCCAGCAGGCTTTGCACATCCTGTCCTCTGTGAGGGAGCCGCATGACAAG CACCTCTTCGACAAGATGAACGAGTGCATGGCCAGGCCCTCCTGCCGTTTCCCTACTCTCACGCTGCTGGGCCACGTGATCAGGAAACAGCCGCCCTGGATCCACAAGATCTCCCGCACCccgctgctgctgtccctgctCAAGTGTCTCAAG ACGGATACGGACGTCCTCGTCCTCATAACTGGGGTGCTGGTGTTAATCGTCCTCCTGCCGATGATCCCGCAGGCTGGCAAACAGCACCTGAATGAGTTCTTCGATGTCTTCGGGCGACTGGCTGCCTGGAACCTGAAGAACCCAG GGCATGTCACCGAGGTGTACCTGATACACTTGCACGCCAGCGTCTATTCTCTCTTCCACCGCCTTTATGGCATGTACCCCTGCAATTTTGTTTCCTACCTGCGCTCACAATACAGTATGAAGGAGAATGTGGAGACCTTTGAGGAAGTCGTAAAG CCGATGCTGGAACACGTGCGGATACATCCCGAGCTGGTGACTGGAACCAAGGACCATGAGCTGGACCCAACGAG GTGGAAAAGGTTTGAGGTCCATGACATCGTTATCGAATGTGCCAAAGTGTCCCTGGACCCAAAGGAGGCATCGTGTGAGGAAGGGTACTCCACCATGCCTGAGCACTTCTCCACGCACTTGCAGCACAGGCCCGCCGACTGCACTGCCAGCCCCTTCGCCGATCTCCACAGCAGCTACG GGAGCTCGTCTTCGGCCTCTTTCTCCACCCCGCGCCAGGCCGCGCCCCCTCTCTCCGGGACCCAGCCTCCGTACCACAGCCCGCAGGTGTGCCGCCACCTGCCCGACGCCAGCCAG GATCCTTTCTGGAGCCCCTCCTCGGTGTGCGGAATGACCACGCCGCCATCCTCCCGGGGAATCTCGCCCACCAACGCCCCCCCGGAGCTATCCCACAGTGCCTCTCACCTCGCCAGCCGGGCGCAGGCCCCCGCAG CTGGTGGGAAGGGGACGCCGTCCACCACCCCTGCCACCTGCTCCCCACCCCCTGCCCTCTGCGATGATTGTGTGCACGTGGCCCCGCCCTCCCATGCTGCCAGCCCCCCACAGAAG GATGGTAAACCGGAAGCATCGAAGCCTGGGCTGGTGAGGCAGGCGCCGGTCCGGGAGTCCGAGAAAGAAGGCGCGGATGTTGCCAATAGCCAAG ACGCCGGGGGCGAGAACGCGATGACCGTCACACTAACGGAGCTGCCTGGGCTCATCAAGCAGCTGGAGCAGCAGGAGAGGATGGAGAAGGAGCGAGATGAAG ACGCTATCGCGGAGGAGCTCTTGAATATCGCCGCGGACGAGCGAGAGGCCTCGGGCCCCCGCGGGGGGTTCGACTCCCCTTTCTATCGCACCACCGAGACCCTGACGGGGAGCCAGAAGAAGGCCCTGCCCCTGGCCCCCAGCTGCAGCCTGAGCTCCGACCCCCACAACGCCGTGTCCACCCCTGACAGAGCGGGGCCGCGGGGGGGCAGGGTTCCCTACGGGCTGGAGCAGCCCTGCGGCTTCCAGGCCGTGTTCACCCCCATCGACCACGCCGCGCGGGGGCAGCCCCCCAGGAGCCCCTCCGCCCCCGCGCCGGGGGAGGCCCCCGGCAAGTACGGCCTGCTGTCGCCCAGCCCTTACAAGCTCCAGCCCCTGCCCTACGAGAGCCTGTTCGACCTGGCGCTGCCCAAGGCCGCCTCGCTGTTCGTGGGCAAGAAGACGGCGGAGGCGGCGTGGAGGGCCGGGGCTGAGGGGCTGGGGGACGAGGACGTGGGGGAGGGCGCCGCGTCCACGACGTCCCCGCTGGAGGTGCTGGACCGCCTCATACAGCAGGGCAGCGACGCGCACGACGAGGTGCTCAAGAG GCTACCTTTGCCAACGAAGTCGGCTGACTGGACGCACTTTGGAG GCTCGGCGCCGCTGGACGAGCTGCACACCCTGCGCAGCCAGCTGCTCCTGCTGCACAACCAGCTGCTGTACGAGCGCTACAAGAGGGAGCAGCACGCCATCCGCAACCGGCGCCTGCTGCGGCGCATCATCAACGCCACCGCGCTGGAGGAGCAGAACACCGCCATG AAGGACCAGCTGAGCCTGCAGGAGGTGGACATCCAGTGCCTGAAGGACAGCCTGCAGAAGGAGCAGAGCAAGTACCAGCGGCTTCTGGAGGACCGGGAGACCGCGGTGACGCGGCTGAGCGGCCAGATCAGGCAGCTGCAGCAGGGATGCAGCGAGTACCACACCAAGaaccaggagctgcag AGTAAACTGCAGGAGTGCCAGAAGAaggtgggggagctggaggcaGAACTGCAAAAGGCCAACAACAAAGTCTGCAACACGGGACACCTGCTTAACCAGCTCTCCGTCAAG cTCAACAATAGCGAAACCATCCAGGGGCAGATGGAGTTTCTTAAcaaacagctgctgctggtgggcgAGGTCAACAAGCTGGCCATGGAGGAGCTGCAGCACTCCAGCCCCGACCCCAGCAAG GAGGTGGACATGATACGGGCCTCCTACGGGAAGGAGCTGGAGAGACTCCGGCAGAGCCTGGTGCAGCAGGGCCAGAGGCTGGAGGCCGCCCAGTACCGCATCGGGGAGCTCGAGTCCCAGCTCACCAAGAAGGAGCACCTCATCGTGGAGCAGAAGAAATTCCTGGAGGACGTCAAGAGCCAGGCCAA GGGGGAGCTGCAGGCGTCCCAGAGCAGGTACCAGGCCCAGCGGCAGGTCACGCAGGCGCTGCAGACGGAGCTGCTCGAGCTGTACAGCCGCCTGGAGAAGGAGGACGCTGTCGCGGGTGCcggtgcagcagcagcagggggcGCCACTGAGCCGTGCAAGCCCACCGACTCCAG GACGGACGGCGCCAGCTCGGGGTCGCCAAGGCAGGCGGCCCCCCGTGACCGTACGGGCAGCCAGACTGACTGCCCAAAGGGCAACGGCAGCACTTTATCGCCCGGCCAGCCCCCGCCTTCCCTGCCGGCAGGGCACGGCGGCTCCGTGAACGGCAGCCGTGACCCCCCCCTGGTCCTGCTGGAGCCCCCGCCCGCGCCCGGCCACGCCCCGCTCACGGTGGGCTCCTACCCCACCGCCAAGAGCTTCCTGGGCATGCGGGCCCGCGAGCTGTTCCGCAACAAGAGCGAGAGCCAGTGCGACGAGGAGCCCCCCCGCCTGGCGGGCCTGTCCCAGGCGCTCAAGACTGAGCAGTGCGTGGAGCCCGCGGGCGCCGCGCCCCCCCCCGAGCCGCCCCGCCCGCCGGAGGGCAGCGGCGCGCAGCAGAGGCAGCAGCAGCTGCGGATCATGGACTATAACGAAGCGCATCATGAGCACAGCTAA
- the LOC102697582 gene encoding hamartin-like isoform X3 gives MAREQLNVADLLPLLESSDLQELEEIKGLINEHLQTDRGSLLLNSLVDCYLETSSQQALHILSSVREPHDKHLFDKMNECMARPSCRFPTLTLLGHVIRKQPPWIHKISRTPLLLSLLKCLKTDTDVLVLITGVLVLIVLLPMIPQAGKQHLNEFFDVFGRLAAWNLKNPGHVTEVYLIHLHASVYSLFHRLYGMYPCNFVSYLRSQYSMKENVETFEEVVKPMLEHVRIHPELVTGTKDHELDPTRWKRFEVHDIVIECAKVSLDPKEASCEEGYSTMPEHFSTHLQHRPADCTASPFADLHSSYGSSSSASFSTPRQAAPPLSGTQPPYHSPQVCRHLPDASQDPFWSPSSVCGMTTPPSSRGISPTNAPPELSHSASHLASRAQAPAAAGGKGTPSTTPATCSPPPALCDDCVHVAPPSHAASPPQKDGKPEASKPGLVRQAPVRESEKEGADVANSQDAGGENAMTVTLTELPGLIKQLEQQERMEKERDEDAIAEELLNIAADEREASGPRGGFDSPFYRTTETLTGSQKKALPLAPSCSLSSDPHNAVSTPDRAGPRGGRVPYGLEQPCGFQAVFTPIDHAARGQPPRSPSAPAPGEAPGKYGLLSPSPYKLQPLPYESLFDLALPKAASLFVGKKTAEAAWRAGAEGLGDEDVGEGAASTTSPLEVLDRLIQQGSDAHDEVLKRLPLPTKSADWTHFGGSAPLDELHTLRSQLLLLHNQLLYERYKREQHAIRNRRLLRRIINATALEEQNTAMKDQLSLQEVDIQCLKDSLQKEQSKYQRLLEDRETAVTRLSGQIRQLQQGCSEYHTKNQELQSKLQECQKKVGELEAELQKANNKVCNTGHLLNQLSVKLNNSETIQGQMEFLNKQLLLVGEVNKLAMEELQHSSPDPSKEVDMIRASYGKELERLRQSLVQQGQRLEAAQYRIGELESQLTKKEHLIVEQKKFLEDVKSQAKGELQASQSRYQAQRQVTQALQTELLELYSRLEKEDAVAGAGAAAAGGATEPCKPTDSRTDGASSGSPRQAAPRDRTGSQTDCPKGNGSTLSPGQPPPSLPAGHGGSVNGSRDPPLVLLEPPPAPGHAPLTVGSYPTAKSFLGMRARELFRNKSESQCDEEPPRLAGLSQALKTEQCVEPAGAAPPPEPPRPPEGSGAQQRQQQLRIMDYNEAHHEHS, from the exons ATGGCCAGAGAGCAGCTCAACGTGGCAGATCTCCTCCCCCTGCTGGAGTCCTCCGACCtccaggagctggaggagataaAGGGCCTCATCAATGAGCACCTCCAAACAG ATCGAGGGTCTCTCCTCCTGAACAGTCTGGTGGATTGTTACCTGGAGACCAGCTCCCAGCAGGCTTTGCACATCCTGTCCTCTGTGAGGGAGCCGCATGACAAG CACCTCTTCGACAAGATGAACGAGTGCATGGCCAGGCCCTCCTGCCGTTTCCCTACTCTCACGCTGCTGGGCCACGTGATCAGGAAACAGCCGCCCTGGATCCACAAGATCTCCCGCACCccgctgctgctgtccctgctCAAGTGTCTCAAG ACGGATACGGACGTCCTCGTCCTCATAACTGGGGTGCTGGTGTTAATCGTCCTCCTGCCGATGATCCCGCAGGCTGGCAAACAGCACCTGAATGAGTTCTTCGATGTCTTCGGGCGACTGGCTGCCTGGAACCTGAAGAACCCAG GGCATGTCACCGAGGTGTACCTGATACACTTGCACGCCAGCGTCTATTCTCTCTTCCACCGCCTTTATGGCATGTACCCCTGCAATTTTGTTTCCTACCTGCGCTCACAATACAGTATGAAGGAGAATGTGGAGACCTTTGAGGAAGTCGTAAAG CCGATGCTGGAACACGTGCGGATACATCCCGAGCTGGTGACTGGAACCAAGGACCATGAGCTGGACCCAACGAG GTGGAAAAGGTTTGAGGTCCATGACATCGTTATCGAATGTGCCAAAGTGTCCCTGGACCCAAAGGAGGCATCGTGTGAGGAAGGGTACTCCACCATGCCTGAGCACTTCTCCACGCACTTGCAGCACAGGCCCGCCGACTGCACTGCCAGCCCCTTCGCCGATCTCCACAGCAGCTACG GGAGCTCGTCTTCGGCCTCTTTCTCCACCCCGCGCCAGGCCGCGCCCCCTCTCTCCGGGACCCAGCCTCCGTACCACAGCCCGCAGGTGTGCCGCCACCTGCCCGACGCCAGCCAG GATCCTTTCTGGAGCCCCTCCTCGGTGTGCGGAATGACCACGCCGCCATCCTCCCGGGGAATCTCGCCCACCAACGCCCCCCCGGAGCTATCCCACAGTGCCTCTCACCTCGCCAGCCGGGCGCAGGCCCCCGCAG CAGCTGGTGGGAAGGGGACGCCGTCCACCACCCCTGCCACCTGCTCCCCACCCCCTGCCCTCTGCGATGATTGTGTGCACGTGGCCCCGCCCTCCCATGCTGCCAGCCCCCCACAGAAG GATGGTAAACCGGAAGCATCGAAGCCTGGGCTGGTGAGGCAGGCGCCGGTCCGGGAGTCCGAGAAAGAAGGCGCGGATGTTGCCAATAGCCAAG ACGCCGGGGGCGAGAACGCGATGACCGTCACACTAACGGAGCTGCCTGGGCTCATCAAGCAGCTGGAGCAGCAGGAGAGGATGGAGAAGGAGCGAGATGAAG ACGCTATCGCGGAGGAGCTCTTGAATATCGCCGCGGACGAGCGAGAGGCCTCGGGCCCCCGCGGGGGGTTCGACTCCCCTTTCTATCGCACCACCGAGACCCTGACGGGGAGCCAGAAGAAGGCCCTGCCCCTGGCCCCCAGCTGCAGCCTGAGCTCCGACCCCCACAACGCCGTGTCCACCCCTGACAGAGCGGGGCCGCGGGGGGGCAGGGTTCCCTACGGGCTGGAGCAGCCCTGCGGCTTCCAGGCCGTGTTCACCCCCATCGACCACGCCGCGCGGGGGCAGCCCCCCAGGAGCCCCTCCGCCCCCGCGCCGGGGGAGGCCCCCGGCAAGTACGGCCTGCTGTCGCCCAGCCCTTACAAGCTCCAGCCCCTGCCCTACGAGAGCCTGTTCGACCTGGCGCTGCCCAAGGCCGCCTCGCTGTTCGTGGGCAAGAAGACGGCGGAGGCGGCGTGGAGGGCCGGGGCTGAGGGGCTGGGGGACGAGGACGTGGGGGAGGGCGCCGCGTCCACGACGTCCCCGCTGGAGGTGCTGGACCGCCTCATACAGCAGGGCAGCGACGCGCACGACGAGGTGCTCAAGAG GCTACCTTTGCCAACGAAGTCGGCTGACTGGACGCACTTTGGAG GCTCGGCGCCGCTGGACGAGCTGCACACCCTGCGCAGCCAGCTGCTCCTGCTGCACAACCAGCTGCTGTACGAGCGCTACAAGAGGGAGCAGCACGCCATCCGCAACCGGCGCCTGCTGCGGCGCATCATCAACGCCACCGCGCTGGAGGAGCAGAACACCGCCATG AAGGACCAGCTGAGCCTGCAGGAGGTGGACATCCAGTGCCTGAAGGACAGCCTGCAGAAGGAGCAGAGCAAGTACCAGCGGCTTCTGGAGGACCGGGAGACCGCGGTGACGCGGCTGAGCGGCCAGATCAGGCAGCTGCAGCAGGGATGCAGCGAGTACCACACCAAGaaccaggagctgcag AGTAAACTGCAGGAGTGCCAGAAGAaggtgggggagctggaggcaGAACTGCAAAAGGCCAACAACAAAGTCTGCAACACGGGACACCTGCTTAACCAGCTCTCCGTCAAG cTCAACAATAGCGAAACCATCCAGGGGCAGATGGAGTTTCTTAAcaaacagctgctgctggtgggcgAGGTCAACAAGCTGGCCATGGAGGAGCTGCAGCACTCCAGCCCCGACCCCAGCAAG GAGGTGGACATGATACGGGCCTCCTACGGGAAGGAGCTGGAGAGACTCCGGCAGAGCCTGGTGCAGCAGGGCCAGAGGCTGGAGGCCGCCCAGTACCGCATCGGGGAGCTCGAGTCCCAGCTCACCAAGAAGGAGCACCTCATCGTGGAGCAGAAGAAATTCCTGGAGGACGTCAAGAGCCAGGCCAA GGGGGAGCTGCAGGCGTCCCAGAGCAGGTACCAGGCCCAGCGGCAGGTCACGCAGGCGCTGCAGACGGAGCTGCTCGAGCTGTACAGCCGCCTGGAGAAGGAGGACGCTGTCGCGGGTGCcggtgcagcagcagcagggggcGCCACTGAGCCGTGCAAGCCCACCGACTCCAG GACGGACGGCGCCAGCTCGGGGTCGCCAAGGCAGGCGGCCCCCCGTGACCGTACGGGCAGCCAGACTGACTGCCCAAAGGGCAACGGCAGCACTTTATCGCCCGGCCAGCCCCCGCCTTCCCTGCCGGCAGGGCACGGCGGCTCCGTGAACGGCAGCCGTGACCCCCCCCTGGTCCTGCTGGAGCCCCCGCCCGCGCCCGGCCACGCCCCGCTCACGGTGGGCTCCTACCCCACCGCCAAGAGCTTCCTGGGCATGCGGGCCCGCGAGCTGTTCCGCAACAAGAGCGAGAGCCAGTGCGACGAGGAGCCCCCCCGCCTGGCGGGCCTGTCCCAGGCGCTCAAGACTGAGCAGTGCGTGGAGCCCGCGGGCGCCGCGCCCCCCCCCGAGCCGCCCCGCCCGCCGGAGGGCAGCGGCGCGCAGCAGAGGCAGCAGCAGCTGCGGATCATGGACTATAACGAAGCGCATCATGAGCACAGCTAA